The following DNA comes from Paenibacillus crassostreae.
GGAACAGATACGATCTTTACTTCTATTGAACCACTTGTGATTATACCGATTGTAGTTATTATCGTATTAGCACTATTAAATCGTTTTTTATATTCAGATATGGGCTTAGCACTAAGAGCTACTGGAGATAACGAGCGAATGATTCGAAGCTTTGGTGCAAATACCGATCTCACAAAGATTCTAGGTATTAGTTTGTCGAATGGATTGGTAGCACTTTCGGGAGCACTTATTGCTCAACAATCTTCTTTTGCCGATCTTAATGGTGGTGTAGGGATGATCGTCATTGGACTTGCTTCGGTAATAATTGGTGAAGCTGTGTTTGGGGCTAAGAACGTTATTCATCATACGATTTCCGTAGTACTTGGTTCAATTATTTATCGGATTGTCGTTGCCATTGCCCTACGAGTGGAATGGTTAGATGCTTCCGACATGAAATTGATAACGGCAATTATAGTTATTGTAGCTCTTGTGGTTCCATCCACCCGTCGAGTGATGAATCAGAAGAAAATGGCGAAGAAACGTTCTGCTGAAATATTGAATTTGAACCAAGATCAAACAATGGGAGGTGGCGCATAATGCTTCAACTAAACCATGTCGCTAAATTGTTTAATCCAGCTACACCGGATGAGAAAATCGCTCTGTTCGATATACAGCTACATTTAAAACCTGGAGATTTCGTCACTGTAATCGGAAGTAATGGCGCAGGGAAATCTACGCTAATGAATATTATTTCGGGTGTCATGAAACCAGATACAGGAAATGTAAGAATTGATAATGAAGACATTACTCACT
Coding sequences within:
- a CDS encoding ABC transporter permease, with protein sequence MYDSLLGAVESGLLYAFMALGVYITFRILDFPDLTVDGSFTTGAAIAAVMITHGYSPILASLSGFVGGLIAGACTGLLHTKGKINGLMSGILMMIALYSINTRIMGKPNISVYGTDTIFTSIEPLVIIPIVVIIVLALLNRFLYSDMGLALRATGDNERMIRSFGANTDLTKILGISLSNGLVALSGALIAQQSSFADLNGGVGMIVIGLASVIIGEAVFGAKNVIHHTISVVLGSIIYRIVVAIALRVEWLDASDMKLITAIIVIVALVVPSTRRVMNQKKMAKKRSAEILNLNQDQTMGGGA